In a genomic window of uncultured Flavobacterium sp.:
- a CDS encoding transporter, with protein sequence MPKKNLFILPQKHHFMTMFLFITITAFSQDLEPRVYANVAKNLNVIAVGYVFMDGNVLTDPSLPIKDFTIQSHNVAANYIRTFGLYNKLARIQVSLPYSFMDGSLTNTNGNVLTGSRTGFADMKVRFGINLLGSPALDKSEFRNFEQKTILGVSLVTSIPTGKYYDDKQVNIGTNRWGFKPEIGVSKRFAHVYAEAYGGIWFYTNNNDYLNGKKLEQKPTYSLQAHASYYFKNNMWIGFNTNWFFGGKTVIDGVSDDSQIDNWRVGGTFSTPVAKGQSVKFQYHVGAYTNNGLNYYALSVAYQYSFF encoded by the coding sequence ATGCCGAAAAAGAATCTTTTTATTTTGCCGCAGAAACATCATTTCATGACGATGTTTTTATTCATTACGATAACAGCTTTTAGTCAGGATTTAGAACCCAGAGTTTATGCTAATGTGGCCAAAAACCTGAACGTAATTGCTGTTGGCTATGTTTTCATGGACGGAAATGTATTGACAGATCCTTCTTTGCCAATAAAGGATTTTACGATTCAGAGTCATAATGTCGCTGCAAATTATATCAGAACCTTTGGTTTGTATAATAAATTGGCACGTATACAGGTTTCGCTTCCATATTCTTTTATGGATGGATCGTTAACAAATACAAATGGAAATGTTTTAACAGGTTCAAGAACTGGTTTTGCTGACATGAAAGTACGATTTGGAATCAATTTGCTAGGTTCGCCCGCGCTCGATAAATCTGAATTTAGAAACTTTGAACAAAAAACAATTCTGGGAGTTAGTTTGGTTACATCAATTCCAACCGGAAAATATTACGATGATAAACAAGTAAATATAGGCACAAACCGTTGGGGATTTAAACCTGAAATTGGAGTTTCAAAACGTTTTGCGCATGTCTACGCCGAAGCTTATGGCGGGATCTGGTTTTATACCAATAATAACGATTATTTAAATGGCAAAAAGTTAGAACAAAAACCAACGTATAGTCTGCAAGCTCACGCAAGTTATTACTTCAAAAATAATATGTGGATTGGTTTTAACACCAATTGGTTTTTTGGCGGAAAGACCGTAATAGATGGAGTTTCAGACGATAGCCAAATTGACAATTGGAGAGTAGGAGGAACTTTTTCTACGCCAGTTGCGAAAGGGCAATCAGTTAAATTTCAATATCATGTAGGAGCTTATACTAATAACGGATTAAATTATTATGCGTTATCAGTTGCTTATCAATACTCGTTTTTTTAA
- a CDS encoding DUF4251 domain-containing protein yields MKAKLSILVMLFCFFNIAVFAQEKTKKELKAERELQKQKAIEDLINSKNFVFEAQKAQPLGSRLINLDYNTYFLNFNTTKTTCDLPFFGRAYYVPYGGDGGMKFEGVPENIQIEKKKKSYNINSTVKGKDDVYSLYFSVFPDGGATLSINCNNKVAISYQGVVSAPKKDESKK; encoded by the coding sequence ATGAAAGCTAAGTTGTCCATTTTAGTGATGTTGTTTTGCTTTTTTAATATAGCTGTTTTTGCCCAGGAAAAGACAAAGAAAGAATTAAAAGCAGAAAGAGAATTACAAAAACAAAAAGCAATTGAAGATCTTATCAATTCTAAAAATTTTGTTTTTGAAGCGCAAAAAGCACAACCATTAGGTTCAAGGCTGATAAACTTAGATTACAATACTTATTTTTTGAATTTTAATACCACAAAAACAACTTGCGATTTACCATTTTTTGGCCGTGCCTATTATGTGCCTTATGGTGGAGATGGCGGGATGAAGTTTGAAGGCGTACCAGAGAATATTCAGATTGAAAAAAAGAAAAAGAGTTACAACATCAATTCGACTGTAAAAGGTAAGGATGATGTTTATAGTCTGTATTTTTCTGTTTTTCCTGACGGAGGAGCAACGCTTTCTATTAATTGTAATAATAAAGTTGCGATTTCTTATCAGGGAGTTGTTTCAGCTCCTAAAAAAGACGAAAGCAAGAAATAG
- a CDS encoding META domain-containing protein produces the protein MVKNILSLGFWIVILFSSSVCMAQKGNSTFTLEGNWELNYITGPKVTFNILFPNKKPALYFDLKEKRVAGFNGCNSFSGVLKTEDKKIDFSQPFAVTKMACTDPEGESVFMHTIQRIDSYSFSKNGKTLNLISDNSVLMRFSKI, from the coding sequence ATGGTAAAAAATATTTTAAGTTTGGGTTTTTGGATAGTCATCTTATTTTCGAGCAGTGTTTGTATGGCTCAAAAAGGAAATTCAACATTTACGCTAGAAGGAAATTGGGAACTGAATTATATAACTGGACCAAAAGTTACTTTCAATATTTTGTTTCCCAATAAAAAGCCTGCTCTCTATTTTGATCTTAAAGAAAAACGAGTTGCTGGTTTTAACGGTTGTAATTCTTTTTCAGGGGTATTAAAAACTGAAGATAAGAAAATTGATTTTTCTCAACCATTTGCAGTGACTAAAATGGCATGCACGGATCCAGAGGGAGAAAGTGTTTTTATGCATACAATACAGCGAATAGATAGCTATTCTTTTTCTAAAAATGGTAAAACACTCAATTTGATTTCTGATAATAGCGTACTGATGCGATTTTCTAAAATTTAA
- a CDS encoding superoxide dismutase family protein, with translation MKKIIVSFAIIAAVIIGCKTNTKSADAKTLTVALEPKSNSTVSGTATFTEKNGKVTFTAKVAGLQPGVHAIHIHEKSDCTAADGSSAGGHWNPTFKKHGKWGSAEYHKGDIGNFTADAKGNGTITLTTDEWCIGCGDATKDILGKGLIVHQGTDDFTTQPTGNAGGRVACAGLIK, from the coding sequence ATGAAAAAAATAATAGTTTCTTTCGCAATAATTGCAGCCGTAATCATTGGCTGTAAGACCAATACAAAATCGGCTGATGCCAAAACTTTAACTGTAGCATTGGAGCCAAAAAGTAATAGTACCGTTAGCGGAACTGCAACTTTTACAGAAAAAAACGGAAAAGTAACTTTTACTGCAAAAGTAGCTGGTTTACAACCGGGAGTTCACGCGATTCACATTCACGAAAAATCAGATTGTACTGCTGCTGACGGAAGTTCTGCTGGTGGACACTGGAATCCAACTTTCAAAAAGCACGGAAAATGGGGTTCAGCTGAATATCATAAAGGTGATATCGGAAACTTTACTGCTGATGCAAAAGGAAACGGAACTATCACTTTAACAACTGACGAATGGTGTATTGGTTGTGGAGATGCAACCAAAGATATCTTAGGAAAAGGTTTAATTGTACATCAGGGAACTGACGATTTTACGACACAACCAACCGGAAATGCCGGCGGTAGAGTTGCTTGTGCAGGACTAATCAAATAA
- a CDS encoding LETM1-related biofilm-associated protein: MINPSAPGWIDKFFSEQKFSEAIPFETTDSFYYKVRETGFIYGHIISIDSQIPIEIKGWFKTEISKVALLNTLYGVFCIEKRSSEPNNFITEVLKFYKEMNPEGFSIFKILLPKDTPSLSLENIIDQRVQTNDSIISKNFSHLVTNALLFIDVLAFRQYLEHGSIPDKYLKRIEETVLGIVALALKTKTAKSQHDDLLIKLFEASIRYSKFSKVTVDTLETLQLDYFSNKLEQYYLIDMAGMALWSDGVVENEEAYFLYSLGSMMQVSDEFVAKSVETTNNFITTHKKKIPYFNYSNPVKHFYDQMTHSVVKLIIRNKNRLVKEIVQSKELMILLAYSTTRDLDAKEKKKVKKQLLDICKTIPSLTIFLLPGGSLLLPILIKFIPTMLPSAFNENLDENE, from the coding sequence ATGATTAACCCATCAGCTCCAGGTTGGATAGACAAGTTTTTTAGTGAACAAAAGTTTTCAGAAGCTATTCCTTTTGAAACTACAGATTCGTTCTACTATAAAGTCAGAGAAACTGGTTTTATTTATGGACACATCATTTCTATAGATTCTCAAATTCCAATTGAAATAAAAGGCTGGTTTAAAACCGAGATTTCAAAAGTCGCCTTATTAAACACTTTATACGGTGTTTTTTGTATCGAAAAAAGAAGTTCTGAACCTAACAATTTTATTACAGAGGTTTTAAAATTTTATAAAGAAATGAATCCTGAAGGATTTAGTATTTTCAAAATTTTACTTCCAAAAGACACTCCTTCCCTATCTTTAGAGAACATAATAGACCAACGCGTTCAGACGAATGACAGTATTATCAGTAAAAACTTCTCGCATTTAGTTACTAATGCGCTTTTGTTTATTGATGTTTTGGCTTTCAGGCAATACTTAGAACACGGATCAATTCCTGATAAATACCTGAAACGTATTGAAGAAACTGTTCTTGGTATTGTAGCTTTGGCATTAAAAACCAAAACTGCAAAATCTCAACATGACGATTTACTAATAAAACTTTTTGAAGCTTCGATACGCTATTCTAAGTTTTCAAAAGTTACGGTTGATACTTTAGAAACTTTACAATTAGATTATTTCAGCAATAAACTAGAGCAATATTATTTAATTGATATGGCTGGAATGGCGTTGTGGAGTGATGGTGTTGTAGAAAATGAAGAAGCTTACTTTTTGTATTCATTAGGATCAATGATGCAGGTTTCGGATGAATTTGTAGCCAAAAGCGTTGAGACAACCAATAACTTTATTACCACTCATAAAAAGAAGATTCCGTATTTTAATTATTCAAATCCGGTAAAACATTTTTATGATCAAATGACGCACAGCGTTGTAAAACTGATTATAAGAAACAAAAACAGATTGGTTAAAGAGATTGTTCAAAGCAAAGAATTAATGATTCTCTTGGCTTATTCTACAACCAGAGATTTGGATGCTAAGGAAAAGAAAAAAGTAAAAAAACAACTTTTGGATATTTGCAAAACCATTCCGTCACTAACGATATTTTTACTTCCCGGCGGAAGTTTATTATTACCGATTTTAATAAAGTTTATTCCAACAATGTTACCATCGGCTTTTAATGAAAATCTTGACGAAAACGAATAA
- the can gene encoding carbonate dehydratase has product MREFYKQLLENNKQWVEKSLALDPNYFADLAKGQTPPLLWIGCSDSRVPANEIIGAKPGEVFVHRNIANMVVHSDMNMLSVLDYAVNVLKVKHVIVCGHYGCGGVKAAMGNMSVGIIDNWIRHIKDEYRLHDKYLNSIEDETERFNAFVEINAKEQVYNLAKTSIVQGAWKNGQDLMLHGWVYGLNSGFVTDLNVNIASNAELDEVYQLSNL; this is encoded by the coding sequence ATGAGAGAGTTTTATAAGCAGTTATTAGAAAACAACAAACAATGGGTTGAAAAATCATTAGCATTAGACCCAAATTATTTTGCAGATTTAGCCAAAGGTCAAACACCGCCTTTATTATGGATTGGATGTTCTGACAGCCGTGTTCCTGCAAACGAAATTATTGGTGCTAAGCCAGGTGAGGTTTTTGTACACCGTAATATTGCAAATATGGTCGTGCACTCTGATATGAATATGTTGAGTGTTCTTGATTATGCAGTAAATGTTCTAAAAGTGAAACACGTTATTGTTTGCGGACATTACGGTTGTGGTGGTGTAAAAGCTGCAATGGGTAATATGTCTGTTGGAATTATCGACAACTGGATTCGTCACATTAAAGATGAATACCGTTTGCACGATAAATACTTAAATTCTATTGAAGATGAAACAGAGCGTTTTAATGCTTTTGTTGAAATCAATGCAAAAGAGCAAGTTTACAACTTAGCAAAAACTTCGATTGTACAAGGAGCTTGGAAAAACGGTCAGGATTTAATGCTTCACGGATGGGTTTACGGATTAAATTCTGGTTTTGTAACCGATTTAAATGTAAACATTGCTTCGAATGCTGAATTAGACGAAGTTTACCAACTAAGTAATCTATAA
- a CDS encoding SulP family inorganic anion transporter, with the protein MTKKINLFANLKSDFASGLVVFLVALPLCLGIAMASGAPLFSGIIAGVIGGIVVGYLSQSHISVSGPAAGLTAIILTAISDLGAFDVFLLSVFIAGLIQLALGFLRAGSISNYFPTNVIEGMLAGIGIIIILKQLPHAFGYDADFEGDQAFVQNDGSNSFSFLFDVLNHIQLGAVVISLISLVILISWEKIPFLKRLKLVPGALVAVIAGVLLNEFFVSTGSSLAIAKEHLVSLPVPKSFDEFKSILITPNFTAITNPQVWVVAITIAIVASIETLLCIEASDRMDVQKRYTDTNVELRAQGIGNIVSSLLGGLPMTSVVVRSSANNNAGAKSKMSAIIHGVLLLISVLSIPALLNKIPLATLATVLILVGYKLAKPATFFHFWEKGKYQFVPFIATLVFVVATDLLKGVALGIIISIIFVLRGNLKRAYSFKKEEYEDGDVIHIDLAQEVSFLNKAAIKLTLNEIPENSKVIINAHDTEYIAHDVLDLIREFKETRAVDENIKVKLKGFKEAYELENSPDIGNHVSIEHYYDVAKRALVKKETVKENI; encoded by the coding sequence ATGACAAAAAAAATCAATCTTTTTGCCAACCTTAAATCTGATTTTGCTTCAGGTTTAGTGGTTTTCTTGGTGGCTCTTCCGTTGTGTTTAGGTATTGCAATGGCTTCTGGAGCGCCGTTATTTTCTGGAATTATCGCAGGTGTAATTGGTGGTATTGTAGTTGGTTATTTAAGCCAATCACACATCAGTGTATCTGGACCAGCAGCTGGATTAACAGCTATTATTTTGACCGCTATTTCGGATCTTGGTGCTTTTGATGTGTTTTTACTGTCTGTTTTTATTGCAGGACTAATTCAATTAGCATTAGGGTTTTTAAGAGCCGGAAGTATCTCAAACTATTTTCCAACAAATGTAATCGAAGGAATGTTAGCCGGTATTGGTATCATCATTATCTTAAAACAATTGCCTCATGCTTTTGGTTATGACGCAGATTTTGAAGGTGATCAGGCATTTGTACAGAATGACGGAAGCAATTCATTTTCGTTTTTATTCGATGTTTTAAATCACATTCAATTAGGAGCAGTCGTTATATCATTGATTTCACTTGTAATTTTAATTTCATGGGAGAAAATTCCATTTTTAAAGCGATTAAAATTAGTTCCGGGTGCATTAGTAGCTGTTATTGCCGGAGTACTTTTGAACGAATTTTTTGTTTCAACAGGAAGCTCTTTGGCAATTGCAAAAGAACATTTGGTTTCTTTGCCAGTTCCAAAATCTTTTGATGAATTTAAATCTATTCTAATTACACCAAACTTTACCGCTATTACAAATCCGCAAGTTTGGGTAGTTGCTATAACAATTGCCATTGTAGCTTCTATAGAAACATTACTTTGTATTGAAGCTTCTGATAGAATGGATGTTCAAAAACGTTATACAGATACAAATGTTGAGCTTAGAGCTCAGGGAATTGGTAATATTGTGAGTTCACTTTTAGGTGGTTTACCAATGACATCTGTAGTTGTAAGATCATCTGCTAATAATAATGCTGGAGCGAAATCTAAAATGTCAGCTATTATTCACGGAGTACTTTTATTAATAAGTGTTTTGTCAATTCCGGCACTTTTAAACAAGATTCCATTGGCAACATTGGCGACTGTATTAATTTTAGTGGGATATAAATTAGCAAAACCAGCGACTTTCTTTCATTTCTGGGAAAAAGGAAAATACCAGTTTGTGCCTTTTATTGCAACTTTAGTATTTGTTGTAGCAACAGATTTACTTAAAGGAGTTGCTTTAGGAATTATCATCAGTATCATTTTTGTGTTAAGAGGAAATCTGAAAAGAGCTTACAGCTTCAAGAAAGAAGAGTATGAAGACGGAGACGTTATTCATATTGACTTAGCTCAGGAAGTTTCATTCTTAAACAAAGCGGCTATCAAATTGACATTGAATGAGATTCCTGAAAACTCAAAAGTAATCATCAATGCACATGATACTGAGTATATTGCGCATGATGTTTTGGATTTAATTCGTGAGTTTAAAGAAACGCGCGCTGTTGACGAAAACATTAAGGTGAAACTAAAAGGATTTAAAGAAGCTTACGAGCTTGAAAATTCACCGGACATTGGTAACCACGTGTCTATAGAACATTATTATGATGTTGCAAAAAGAGCTTTGGTTAAAAAAGAGACGGTAAAAGAAAACATTTAA
- a CDS encoding Dps family protein produces MKTNILGLPVKESELLVKELNVLLSNFQVYYQNLRGIHWNIRGKRFFDLHVKFEELYTDAQLKIDMIAERVLTIGGTPLHTFEDYIKNNKLAVGKNISNDEKAVQLIVHSLTDLLKIEREILKQSDEINDEGTNSMMSDFIAEQEKTIWMMNAWLEEEL; encoded by the coding sequence ATGAAAACAAATATTTTAGGATTACCTGTAAAAGAGTCTGAATTGTTGGTAAAAGAACTAAATGTATTATTGTCAAACTTTCAGGTTTACTATCAGAATTTAAGAGGAATACATTGGAATATTCGTGGGAAACGTTTTTTTGATTTACATGTAAAATTTGAAGAATTGTACACGGATGCACAATTAAAAATAGATATGATTGCCGAAAGAGTTTTGACAATAGGAGGAACTCCATTACATACATTTGAAGATTATATTAAAAACAACAAATTAGCGGTTGGAAAGAATATCTCAAACGACGAAAAAGCAGTTCAATTAATTGTTCATTCTTTGACTGATTTATTGAAAATCGAAAGAGAAATTCTAAAACAATCAGACGAAATCAACGACGAAGGAACCAATTCTATGATGAGCGACTTCATTGCAGAGCAGGAAAAAACGATCTGGATGATGAACGCTTGGTTAGAAGAAGAGTTGTAA
- a CDS encoding LysR substrate-binding domain-containing protein, which yields MTITQLQYVLAVAEHKNFTLAAEKCFVTQPTLSMQIQKIEEELNILIFDRSKKPIQLTDIGQKIVNQAKNIVNEADRIKDIVEQQKGFIGGEFRLGIIPTIMPTLLPMFLNNFIKKYPKVKLLIEELNTDEIIVKLKNGHLDAAIAATPLEDEKIKEIVLYFEPFVAYIPEHHASFSKEEIEVSDLNLNEILLLQDGHCFRDGILNLCKNGSDIDQNNFQIQSGSFETLIKLADEGLGTTLLPYLHTLDLKESDKLKLRNFKEPKPAREVSLIYPKSELKMQIIDALRSTIAGVVKGAIVFQNVQIISPLQKK from the coding sequence ATGACTATAACTCAATTACAATATGTCTTAGCCGTTGCCGAACATAAAAACTTCACGCTTGCTGCCGAAAAATGTTTTGTTACACAGCCTACTTTAAGTATGCAAATTCAAAAAATTGAAGAAGAACTCAATATTTTGATCTTCGACAGAAGTAAAAAACCTATCCAACTTACTGATATTGGTCAGAAAATTGTTAATCAAGCCAAAAACATTGTAAACGAAGCAGACAGAATCAAAGATATTGTAGAACAACAAAAAGGTTTTATTGGAGGTGAATTTCGTTTGGGAATAATTCCAACGATTATGCCAACGCTTTTACCAATGTTTTTGAATAATTTCATTAAAAAATATCCGAAAGTAAAACTCTTAATCGAAGAGTTGAACACGGATGAAATTATTGTGAAGCTAAAAAACGGTCATCTTGATGCTGCAATTGCCGCAACGCCTCTTGAAGACGAAAAAATAAAGGAAATCGTTTTGTATTTTGAGCCTTTCGTAGCTTATATTCCGGAACATCATGCAAGTTTTTCTAAGGAAGAAATTGAAGTTTCTGATCTAAACCTCAACGAAATTTTGCTTTTGCAAGATGGACATTGTTTTAGAGACGGAATTTTAAATTTATGCAAAAACGGTTCTGATATCGATCAGAATAATTTTCAGATTCAAAGTGGAAGCTTTGAAACCCTTATAAAATTAGCCGACGAAGGTTTGGGCACAACGTTACTTCCGTACTTGCACACCTTAGACTTAAAAGAGTCCGATAAACTGAAACTGCGTAACTTTAAGGAACCAAAACCTGCTCGTGAGGTAAGTTTAATTTACCCAAAGAGCGAATTAAAAATGCAAATCATTGACGCATTACGATCTACAATCGCCGGAGTTGTAAAAGGAGCAATTGTTTTTCAGAACGTTCAAATCATTAGTCCGCTACAAAAGAAATAA
- the mnmD gene encoding tRNA (5-methylaminomethyl-2-thiouridine)(34)-methyltransferase MnmD: MEREIIKTLDGSTTIHLKEWDECYHSKHGAIQEAKHVFIKNGLSLFEDNPVSILEIGFGTGLNAFITFLESNAKQQKIDYVGVEAYPVNAEEVLAMNYVAELEALEFDNIFQKMHKSEWNEKTQICNLFSLTKRKQFFHEIDDLEIFDLIYFDAFGYRVQPELWTTEIFRKMYNSLKPNGVLVTYAARGVVKRSMIEVGFTVEKLAGPPGKREMFRAFKKV; the protein is encoded by the coding sequence GTGGAAAGAGAGATAATTAAAACGCTGGATGGGTCAACAACAATTCATTTAAAGGAATGGGATGAATGTTATCATTCTAAGCATGGAGCAATTCAGGAAGCAAAACATGTATTTATAAAAAACGGACTTTCATTATTTGAAGATAATCCGGTTAGTATTCTTGAAATTGGTTTCGGGACAGGTTTGAATGCTTTTATAACTTTTTTGGAGTCTAATGCAAAACAACAGAAAATCGATTATGTTGGAGTAGAAGCGTATCCGGTAAATGCTGAAGAAGTTTTGGCAATGAATTATGTTGCAGAATTAGAGGCATTGGAATTTGATAACATTTTTCAGAAAATGCATAAAAGTGAATGGAATGAAAAAACGCAAATTTGCAACCTTTTCTCGTTAACCAAAAGGAAACAATTTTTTCATGAAATCGACGATTTAGAAATTTTTGATTTGATTTACTTTGATGCCTTCGGATATCGCGTTCAACCGGAGTTGTGGACTACTGAAATTTTTCGAAAAATGTATAATAGTTTAAAACCAAATGGTGTTTTGGTAACATATGCCGCTCGCGGAGTTGTTAAAAGAAGCATGATTGAAGTTGGATTTACTGTCGAAAAATTAGCAGGGCCTCCGGGGAAACGAGAGATGTTCAGAGCGTTTAAAAAGGTTTAA
- a CDS encoding branched-chain amino acid aminotransferase — MSTTQASKIEIRKATSSKISEVDFENLSFGAVFTDHLFECDFKNGEWQNPVIKPYAPILMDPSSKVFHYGQAIFEGMKAYKDDNNDVWLFRPDENFKRFNNSAVRMAMPEVPESVFMDGLNELLKIDQEWIQRGNGASMYIRPFMIATGAGVIANPSDEYKFMILLSPAKSYYSGEVKVIIAEHYSRAANGGIGAAKAAGNYAAQFYPTNLANKDGFQQVIWTDDATHTKLEEAGTMNVFFRINDTLLTAPTSERILDGITRKSLIEMAEKEGLKVEVRPVIVSELVEAAKNGSLKEIFGAGTAAVISVIKGFSYQDVYYEMAPIENTYGALLKEKLTSLQNKLSEDTFGWTVKVQ, encoded by the coding sequence ATGAGTACAACTCAAGCAAGCAAAATTGAAATCAGAAAAGCGACTTCGTCAAAAATAAGCGAAGTAGACTTTGAAAACTTAAGCTTTGGTGCTGTTTTTACAGACCATTTATTCGAATGTGATTTTAAAAATGGAGAGTGGCAAAATCCTGTCATTAAGCCTTATGCTCCAATTTTAATGGATCCTTCTTCAAAAGTCTTTCATTACGGGCAAGCTATTTTTGAAGGAATGAAAGCTTATAAGGATGATAATAATGATGTTTGGTTGTTTAGACCAGATGAAAACTTCAAACGTTTTAACAATTCTGCAGTTCGTATGGCAATGCCAGAAGTTCCGGAAAGTGTTTTTATGGATGGTTTGAACGAATTATTAAAAATTGATCAGGAATGGATTCAAAGAGGAAACGGAGCTAGTATGTATATCCGTCCTTTTATGATTGCAACCGGTGCCGGAGTTATTGCAAATCCTTCTGACGAATATAAATTCATGATTTTACTTTCTCCTGCAAAATCTTATTATTCAGGTGAAGTAAAAGTTATTATCGCTGAACATTATAGTAGAGCTGCAAATGGTGGAATTGGTGCTGCAAAAGCTGCCGGAAACTATGCTGCACAGTTTTACCCAACTAATTTAGCAAACAAAGATGGTTTTCAACAAGTAATCTGGACTGATGATGCAACGCATACTAAACTGGAAGAAGCTGGAACTATGAATGTTTTCTTTAGAATTAACGATACTTTATTGACTGCTCCAACAAGCGAAAGAATTTTGGATGGTATTACCAGAAAAAGTTTGATTGAAATGGCAGAAAAAGAAGGTCTTAAAGTTGAAGTTCGTCCGGTTATTGTTTCAGAATTAGTAGAAGCTGCTAAAAACGGATCTTTAAAAGAAATCTTTGGTGCAGGAACTGCAGCAGTTATCAGCGTAATCAAAGGATTCTCTTATCAGGATGTTTATTATGAAATGGCTCCAATTGAGAATACTTATGGTGCTCTTTTAAAAGAAAAATTAACTAGTCTTCAAAACAAACTTTCTGAAGACACTTTTGGATGGACTGTAAAAGTTCAATAA
- a CDS encoding nucleoside triphosphate pyrophosphohydrolase family protein: MRKQLDAVTEFHTAFKIGHSQSPIADLGESKKLLRYNLMKEENEEYLEAVQNNDLVEIADALGDMMYILCGTIIEHGLQDKIEAVFDEIQRSNMSKLGEDGQPIYREDGKVMKGPNYFKPDFSKLL, from the coding sequence ATGAGGAAACAACTTGATGCAGTAACTGAATTTCATACTGCTTTTAAAATAGGTCATAGTCAATCTCCAATTGCTGATTTGGGAGAATCTAAAAAACTGCTTCGTTATAATTTAATGAAAGAAGAAAACGAGGAGTATCTTGAAGCAGTTCAAAATAATGATTTAGTTGAAATTGCTGATGCGCTGGGAGATATGATGTATATTTTGTGCGGAACAATTATTGAACACGGATTACAAGATAAAATTGAAGCTGTTTTTGACGAGATTCAGCGTAGTAATATGAGTAAACTTGGCGAAGACGGACAGCCAATTTATAGAGAAGACGGAAAAGTAATGAAAGGTCCGAATTATTTTAAACCTGATTTTTCGAAACTTTTATAG